AAGATTTCCAAACCGCCCTTTTCTTTTACCTAATTAACAGAAAGAAGAGAGATTTGAGAAACCTGCCAAGGaggaggaaaaaagaaaagcaaaaaacagAAGCAGAGCGACCCAGATCCTgcgctctctctctctgtctctctctctttccaaTTAACAAACTAGATTTCGTTTCGAAAAGTGCAAGCTTTTGCCCTTCAGCATTCAAGTGGTGCGATTGGGTCCCACGTTCTCGATGATGAGGTGAACCTTAAGGAGTAAAGGATCCACATATTTCAAAGAATCAACGGCTACCCTACGTTTCTCTTCCACCTTCCTAgcctctctttttctttttcctctgcctcctctctctctctccctcgcCCTTTAATAAAGTTTTGCTCTCTTTGCTCCTATTAATTGCACACCTGCTCTTTTTCTCATCTAGGTACCTTGAATTCTCCATTTCTTTTGCagtctgtttttttttttttttttccctttattGTAGTACCCATCATCCTTCTCCTCTTGTTCTTCATCTGGTACCTCagattttgttttttcttattctttcgTTACCGggttttgcttcttttttagatttaattttattttgccgcctggtatttaaaaatttaatctcTTACTCCTAGAAAGCCTTTTTGATTGTGAAAGTTGTGTTCTTTGGGATCTGTACTACTATATAGTCGGTGGGATTTGTTGGCTTGGTCAATGGGTGCCTTGGATGAGGGGCATTTCAATTTGGAACTTGAGAATGGAGTGAAACTTGACTGCCTTGAGCTGGGATTTCAAGAGCAAACTGAGACTTTAGCTATTGAGAATGCTGTGAGTGTTCTACTGCAAGGTCTTGGCGAGGATATCAACAGGGAAGGTCTCAAAAAGACTCCACTTCGTGTTGCCAAGGCCCTTCTTTATGGAAACAGAGGTACCTGCTGCAAAAGTTTTCTTCTAGGATCTGTTAATCTTCTTAGGATAAACTTTTTCCCTTTGCATGTTAATctagtttattttccttatgaAATAGTATGATGATTATTCATTAGTGATTTAGTTACAGGTTTATGGGGTAGTTGGTTGGTATTTTGATATAGATGTCTCAATATCTTGACATGAACTTATAGTTATTTGTTTTAGCATATTGTTGCAAAAATGTTTGTGCTTCTCCCACGATGGTAGTTGCTTATATGTTTGATGACCATGTGTCTGTTTTTTCATGCCTGCATTTATTTTCATGAGACggttgtattttctttttaagctAGTTTTTGATTTTTTCCCTGGCCAATGAGAAGTTTTGCGGTAGGGAGATTGGCACATAATATTCCCATTTGGAGAACCACCAGTGATGTAGAGAATATCAGTACTCGCCACAAAGTTCAGTACCCCATTCTGGAACGGCTGGGAACTTGTGTTTGCTTTACAGTACTCACCTTCTTTTGTTCATTAGTTTCAATTGATGCTCCTTTTGTCTCTCATCCAGTTACCAACAAATTGCCAAAATATCTTGATCTCTCAACTTTCTCAACTGCTTCAAAATGTTGGGCACCATGCATATGTGACTTTTTTTTTGGCAAAAATCTGAAGGTGaacatcaattttttttcccAATTTATCTGGTTCTTTTCAGTGACATAAGCCACTTCAGAAACCGGTTTTTGTCTTGTGTTTGATAGGACATAAATTGTTTTAACATTTTCCCAAAACTTCTCCATCTTCTTCATCATAAACTGATCAGTCATAATTTAAAAGGTAAACTCTGATTTTATATTCCAAAAAATGCTCCTTTTGTTTGCTTTCAATTCTTGGTGCCAtgtttacaaaatttattgttGAATAGTGAACACTGATGATGGGTCTGATGAAAATAACCAAGAAAACTTGAATCTCTGGTGCAAATATCATATGTGGATATGGCAATGATATTGACTGCTTCTCAGCAAAAATTGACTTGGAATTGGAGGTGGATCTTCCTTCTACTCATtaatgcatttttattttccttttcaggTTATAAACAGAATGCAAATGACATTGTTCACAGTGCATTATTCCCTGAATCTGGTTTGGATAATGCAGTAGGTCATGCAGGAGGAGCTGGAGGGCTCGTGATTGTGCGAGATCTTGACCTTTTCTCTTACTGCGAATCCTGCTTGCTTCCATTTCAGGTTAAGTGTCACATAGGTTATGTCCCATCTGGTCAGAGGGTTGTAGGACTAAGCAAGCTCTCTAGAGTTGCTGATGTCTTTGCAAAACGACTGCAAGACCCACAGCGTCTAGCAAATGAGATCTGTTCAGCTCTGCACCATGGGATCAAACCAGCAGGTGTTGCTGTTATTCTCCAATGTTTACACATTCATTTTCCAAGTTTTGGATCATTGTTACTCGACTCCAACCATCAGGGGTTTGTGAAAGCACTAGTCCATTCCGGGTCTGGTGTTTTTGAAACTGAAACTGCTGATACATGGTGTGACTTTTTGAGCCTTCTTAAGTTCAGAGGTATAAATGTGGATAAAGATCATTTGAAAGGCTCTATGGAGCAGTGTTGGTGTCCATCCCAATCTTCTTCgagttctaaaattttaacaaagattGGACTGCCAAACCCAGAAATGGTCTCCGCAGTGACGTCAATTCTCACATCTATTGGGGAAGACCCTCTAAGGAAAGAGCTTGTTGGAACTCCCAGTCGATTTGTGAAGTGGCTGATGAACTTCCATAATACAAATCTGGAAATGAAGTTGAATGGCTTTGGCTGTAGTAGGATGGATCCTCTTAAAGCCAATGGCGGTGTCAGCCATAACAAAGAACAGCTGCAATCTGAGCTCAACCTGTCATTCTGGTCTCAGTGTGAGCATCATTTGCTgcccttttatggagttgtgcATATTGGTTATTTCCAAGCTGAGGGATTCAATCCCATTGGAAAATCTCTTCTACAGTCCATTGTACATTTCTATGGTTTCAAGCTCCAAGTGCAGGAAAGACTTACCAGGCAGATTGCAGAGACTGCTTCATCGATTTTGGGTGGAAATGTGATGGTGGTTGTGGAGGCTAACCATACTTGTATGATTTCTAGAGGTATTGAAAAGTTTGGAAGTAATACAGCTACGATTGCTGTACTTGGTCGATTTTCAACAGATCCTTCTTCAAGGGCCATGTTTTTGCAGAGCATTCCAAATTCTGCTGCTTGTGGAGGATTATGACCGTGAAAATTAGTTTTTGGAGATAGTTCCAGTCATTTTTTCACATTTTCTTGGTTGTTTATTTGTTTTCCTCTGGCGCTGGTATGACAGAGAATGGTTGTGACAGATTGTTCCGTGGATGCCCGGGACATGTTTTGGTTTGTCCACACAAGGTTCTTATGCTGACGAGCAGGAGCTGtgacaataaaaaaagaaaagaaaggtatAATGATCAAGTATCCAGAAAATCTATAACCCTTAAGAGCGAAATTCCAAGGGTCACCATTTTAGCGTTATTACTTTCTCAGTG
The sequence above is drawn from the Ricinus communis isolate WT05 ecotype wild-type chromosome 7, ASM1957865v1, whole genome shotgun sequence genome and encodes:
- the LOC8286082 gene encoding GTP cyclohydrolase 1, with the translated sequence MGALDEGHFNLELENGVKLDCLELGFQEQTETLAIENAVSVLLQGLGEDINREGLKKTPLRVAKALLYGNRGYKQNANDIVHSALFPESGLDNAVGHAGGAGGLVIVRDLDLFSYCESCLLPFQVKCHIGYVPSGQRVVGLSKLSRVADVFAKRLQDPQRLANEICSALHHGIKPAGVAVILQCLHIHFPSFGSLLLDSNHQGFVKALVHSGSGVFETETADTWCDFLSLLKFRGINVDKDHLKGSMEQCWCPSQSSSSSKILTKIGLPNPEMVSAVTSILTSIGEDPLRKELVGTPSRFVKWLMNFHNTNLEMKLNGFGCSRMDPLKANGGVSHNKEQLQSELNLSFWSQCEHHLLPFYGVVHIGYFQAEGFNPIGKSLLQSIVHFYGFKLQVQERLTRQIAETASSILGGNVMVVVEANHTCMISRGIEKFGSNTATIAVLGRFSTDPSSRAMFLQSIPNSAACGGL